The proteins below are encoded in one region of Amycolatopsis magusensis:
- a CDS encoding ABC transporter ATP-binding protein has protein sequence MTIASPSPLLALDRITVRFGGLVALNEVTMAVPPGTVVGVIGPNGAGKTTLFNVICGFVRPQEGSLHWRGEQLRSHSPRELAGLGIARTLQGLGLFAGLSVLENVMAGAQRHARAKGFATIFGTRKAAHDEAALTDRAMHVLRELGVDQHAKAIPRMLPYGVQKRVALARALVAEPAMLLLDEPASGLSAAEIDELAGRIRRFTETTSVVVVEHHMDLVMRVCDHIVVLNFGELIAEGTPAEVRADPLVTEAYLGADTDTADVSGARRA, from the coding sequence ATGACGATCGCTTCCCCCTCGCCGTTGCTGGCGCTCGACCGGATCACCGTGCGCTTCGGCGGCCTGGTCGCGCTGAACGAGGTCACCATGGCGGTACCGCCGGGGACGGTGGTCGGCGTGATCGGCCCCAACGGGGCGGGCAAGACCACGCTGTTCAACGTGATCTGCGGGTTCGTCCGCCCCCAGGAGGGGTCGCTGCACTGGCGTGGCGAGCAGTTGCGCAGCCACAGCCCGCGGGAACTCGCCGGCCTCGGCATCGCGCGCACCCTGCAAGGGCTCGGCCTGTTCGCCGGGCTTTCCGTGCTGGAGAACGTGATGGCCGGAGCGCAACGGCACGCCCGGGCGAAGGGGTTCGCCACCATCTTCGGCACCCGCAAGGCCGCGCACGACGAAGCCGCGCTCACCGACCGCGCGATGCACGTGCTGCGCGAACTCGGGGTCGACCAGCACGCCAAGGCGATCCCGCGGATGCTGCCCTACGGCGTGCAGAAACGCGTCGCGCTGGCGCGGGCGCTGGTCGCCGAACCGGCCATGCTGCTGCTCGACGAACCGGCGAGCGGGCTGTCCGCCGCGGAGATCGACGAACTCGCCGGGCGCATTCGCCGCTTCACCGAGACCACCTCGGTCGTGGTGGTGGAGCACCACATGGACCTGGTGATGCGCGTGTGCGACCACATCGTGGTGCTCAACTTCGGCGAGCTGATCGCCGAGGGCACCCCGGCCGAGGTCCGCGCCGACCCGCTGGTCA
- a CDS encoding ferredoxin produces the protein MSWRISVSGDDCIASGMCAALAPEYFELETEHAEPIAPEVEPDELVLDAADSCPVQAILVRDGDREVGPRP, from the coding sequence ATGAGCTGGCGGATTTCGGTCTCGGGCGACGACTGCATCGCCTCGGGCATGTGCGCGGCGCTGGCGCCGGAGTACTTCGAGCTGGAAACCGAGCACGCCGAGCCGATCGCGCCGGAGGTGGAACCCGACGAACTCGTGCTCGACGCCGCCGATTCCTGTCCGGTGCAAGCGATCCTGGTCCGCGACGGTGATCGGGAGGTGGGCCCGCGCCCCTGA